The Candidatus Binatia bacterium genome has a window encoding:
- a CDS encoding acyl-CoA/acyl-ACP dehydrogenase — protein sequence MDFGLSEDQKLLEQTARGFLADKVSIDRIRELRAAEVWNDRGIWKELGALGLTGILVPEEHGGSGLPLLEAALVAQSMGFAAAPTPYLTSAIMAPVALRAVGGDAVGPWLSGLAAGELQFGIAVTELWSVREEAGVTLAGGKLSGKSMMAWDAMGADFILVAVSEETLAVVRADAPGVGRERLLTIDATRCSAELVFADVVPEAVFEGAGPAIARMMQAGRIALAADSLGACEAMVGQAVAYAMERKQFNRVIGSFQAVKHMCAEMIAELEPTRSLLWYAAHSFDTLPSEAPLMSLHVLAHTSEIGHEIASVSTQVHGGTGWTDEQNLHFWFKRLGVARHQLGGPEFLREQAARAQGLAA from the coding sequence ATGGATTTTGGATTATCAGAGGACCAGAAGCTTCTGGAGCAAACCGCACGCGGGTTTCTCGCCGACAAGGTTTCCATCGATCGTATCCGTGAATTACGCGCGGCCGAGGTTTGGAATGATCGGGGTATCTGGAAGGAACTCGGGGCACTCGGTCTGACCGGGATCCTCGTCCCGGAGGAACATGGCGGCAGCGGTCTGCCCTTGCTCGAAGCCGCATTGGTGGCGCAGTCCATGGGCTTTGCGGCGGCACCAACGCCCTACCTGACGTCGGCGATCATGGCCCCGGTGGCGTTGCGCGCGGTCGGCGGCGACGCGGTGGGTCCCTGGTTGTCGGGTCTGGCGGCCGGAGAATTGCAGTTTGGCATTGCGGTGACGGAGCTATGGTCGGTTCGTGAGGAGGCTGGTGTCACGCTTGCCGGCGGGAAACTCTCGGGGAAATCGATGATGGCCTGGGACGCGATGGGCGCTGATTTTATTTTGGTGGCGGTGTCAGAGGAGACGCTTGCGGTGGTGCGAGCGGATGCCCCGGGGGTTGGCCGGGAGCGGTTGCTGACAATCGACGCGACTAGGTGCAGTGCCGAGTTGGTGTTTGCCGACGTTGTGCCGGAGGCGGTTTTCGAAGGGGCCGGCCCGGCGATCGCCCGGATGATGCAAGCGGGGCGAATCGCCCTGGCCGCCGACTCGCTGGGTGCTTGCGAAGCGATGGTGGGGCAAGCGGTCGCCTACGCGATGGAGCGCAAGCAGTTCAACCGGGTGATCGGATCCTTTCAGGCGGTGAAGCATATGTGCGCCGAGATGATCGCGGAGCTGGAACCGACACGATCGCTTCTGTGGTATGCGGCGCATAGTTTCGACACCCTTCCGAGCGAAGCGCCACTGATGTCGCTGCATGTCCTCGCGCATACCTCGGAGATCGGACACGAGATTGCGAGCGTATCGACGCAGGTTCATGGAGGTACAGGCTGGACGGACGAACAGAACCTGCACTTCTGGTTCAAGCGCCTTGGCGTGGCCCGACATCAACTGGGCGGGCCGGAGTTCCTGCGCGAGCAGGCGGCTCGGGCGCAAGGTCTTGCCGCCTGA
- a CDS encoding enoyl-CoA hydratase-related protein: protein MMKITLADSENRNALGGELLTQFDEALDSANADPAIRAVVVTNEGNTFCAGANLKERAGAAAPSRPSISFDALLEKIQTSATPVIGQIDGHVVGGGNGLAAAFDISVAREDVKFGFTEVRLGVVPAIISVVCLPKMNRGNAMDAFLRGNRFSATRAAAMGLINYAVPGDQLESAVDEIVSDIAKGGPNAVSVAKQLVNEVPAMDQKDAFAKMAKLSAELFSGDEAKGGMRAFLKKEKAPWASEDS from the coding sequence GTGATGAAGATCACTCTGGCGGATTCCGAGAACCGTAATGCCCTCGGCGGCGAGTTGTTGACGCAGTTTGACGAGGCCCTCGACTCGGCCAATGCCGATCCGGCCATCCGTGCGGTCGTGGTGACCAATGAGGGGAATACGTTCTGCGCGGGTGCAAACTTGAAGGAAAGAGCAGGCGCGGCAGCTCCGAGTCGTCCTTCGATTTCCTTTGATGCTCTGCTCGAGAAAATCCAGACCTCGGCCACGCCGGTGATCGGTCAGATCGATGGCCATGTGGTCGGTGGCGGCAACGGCCTCGCCGCCGCGTTCGATATCTCGGTGGCGCGCGAGGATGTGAAGTTCGGATTTACCGAGGTGCGCCTCGGGGTGGTGCCCGCGATTATCTCGGTGGTTTGTTTGCCCAAGATGAACCGTGGCAACGCGATGGATGCTTTTCTGCGGGGTAACCGCTTTTCGGCAACTCGAGCTGCTGCGATGGGATTGATCAATTACGCGGTCCCCGGGGATCAATTGGAAAGCGCTGTCGACGAGATTGTCAGCGATATCGCCAAGGGTGGCCCGAACGCGGTTTCGGTCGCCAAGCAACTCGTGAATGAGGTACCGGCAATGGACCAGAAAGATGCCTTCGCAAAGATGGCCAAACTGTCGGCCGAACTGTTCAGCGGCGATGAGGCCAAAGGCGGTATGCGAGCATTTTTGAAAAAAGAAAAGGCCCCATGGGCCTCGGAGGATAGCTGA
- a CDS encoding DUF1446 domain-containing protein gives MADPIRIANCSGFFGDRLSAAREMVEGGPIDVLTGDWLAELTMLILARKRAKRPSGGYAQTFVKQMEQVMGTCMDKGIKVVSNAGGLDPDGCADAVAAAAQKLGVHPKIAYVSGDDLLPTAADRIARGDLLNFETDEAITDATAYMTANAYIGCWGIVEALEQGADIVITGRATDAAIVCGPAAWHHGWARDDYDPLAGAVAAGHVIECSTQATGGNYSFFHEIPNLIHPGFPWAEVAADGSSVIGKHDGTGGEVNVGTVTSQLLYEIGAPSYLGPDVTTRFDTVQLEQAGPDRVRMHGVRGEAPPETLKVCINKAGGFRADVNICLTGMDIEKKAALIEEAFWSANPYNREDYAFLKTRLLRNDKTDPDSNEQGVAIWRCSVKDPDEKKVGRAFSNAMIELALASIPGFFTMGGGVGPGRPYGVLETARVPAATVPQKVTFLGIGGQTTEVSSVIPRRDVKITAPAEPAATPPAGDTQSLPLGTLFGARSGDKGGNANLGIFARSDEAWTFLDNLLTIDKLKELLPESRDLAIDRHRLPAIRSLNFVLHGFLEEGVAASTRQDPQAKSLGEWLRARVVDIPASLLG, from the coding sequence ATGGCTGACCCGATTCGCATTGCGAACTGCTCCGGATTCTTCGGCGATCGCCTCTCCGCGGCCAGAGAGATGGTCGAAGGCGGGCCGATCGATGTCCTCACCGGAGACTGGCTCGCCGAGTTGACCATGTTGATCCTCGCACGCAAACGCGCCAAACGGCCCAGTGGCGGCTACGCACAAACCTTCGTCAAACAGATGGAACAAGTCATGGGGACTTGCATGGACAAGGGGATCAAAGTGGTCTCCAACGCCGGCGGGCTCGACCCGGATGGATGTGCAGATGCCGTTGCTGCGGCAGCCCAGAAACTCGGCGTTCATCCTAAAATCGCCTACGTTTCGGGCGACGACCTGCTCCCCACTGCGGCGGATAGAATCGCCCGGGGCGATTTGTTGAATTTCGAAACCGACGAAGCCATCACGGACGCCACAGCCTATATGACCGCCAACGCCTATATCGGCTGCTGGGGGATCGTCGAGGCCCTCGAACAAGGCGCCGATATCGTGATCACAGGTCGCGCCACTGACGCCGCGATCGTCTGCGGTCCTGCCGCATGGCACCACGGCTGGGCGCGAGACGACTATGATCCGCTCGCGGGCGCCGTCGCTGCAGGCCACGTGATTGAGTGCTCCACGCAGGCGACCGGAGGCAACTACTCCTTTTTCCACGAGATCCCGAATCTCATCCATCCCGGCTTCCCGTGGGCCGAAGTTGCCGCTGACGGCTCCTCGGTGATCGGGAAACACGATGGCACCGGCGGCGAAGTGAACGTCGGCACGGTAACCTCACAACTCCTGTACGAGATCGGCGCACCCTCGTACCTGGGCCCTGACGTCACGACACGTTTCGATACGGTCCAATTGGAGCAGGCCGGACCCGACCGCGTGCGGATGCACGGCGTCCGGGGAGAGGCACCGCCGGAAACCCTCAAGGTCTGCATCAACAAAGCCGGCGGCTTCCGGGCCGACGTCAATATATGCCTCACCGGCATGGACATCGAAAAAAAGGCCGCCTTGATCGAAGAGGCGTTCTGGTCGGCGAATCCGTACAACCGCGAAGACTACGCCTTCCTCAAGACGCGCCTTTTGCGCAACGACAAAACTGACCCCGACTCCAACGAGCAAGGTGTCGCCATCTGGCGTTGCAGCGTGAAGGATCCCGATGAAAAGAAGGTCGGTCGTGCATTCTCCAACGCCATGATCGAATTGGCTCTGGCCTCGATCCCGGGCTTTTTCACAATGGGTGGCGGAGTCGGCCCCGGACGCCCCTATGGCGTGCTCGAGACGGCACGGGTTCCGGCGGCGACAGTGCCGCAAAAGGTCACCTTCCTCGGCATCGGCGGTCAGACCACAGAAGTTTCTTCGGTCATTCCCCGCCGAGACGTGAAGATCACCGCGCCGGCAGAGCCGGCAGCCACGCCTCCTGCCGGGGACACCCAATCCCTGCCGCTGGGAACGTTGTTCGGCGCGCGCTCCGGGGACAAGGGGGGCAACGCCAATCTGGGCATCTTCGCGCGCAGCGATGAAGCCTGGACCTTCCTCGACAACCTCCTGACCATCGACAAGCTCAAGGAGCTTTTGCCCGAATCCCGGGACCTGGCGATCGACCGACATCGGCTACCCGCCATCCGGTCCCTCAACTTCGTCCTGCACGGGTTTCTTGAAGAAGGCGTCGCCGCGTCGACGCGACAGGACCCCCAAGCCAAGAGTTTGGGAGAGTGGCTGCGCGCCCGGGTCGTCGACATCCCCGCGAGCCTGCTCGGGTGA
- a CDS encoding nitronate monooxygenase, translating into MGKPTLKTEFCERVGIEYPLILAGMGPVAGTGDPVATAPLCAAVSNAGGLGMIGGVAYSPDQLRAEIRKVRSLTDKPFGVDLLLAPNFLWERPEGEIPQAVFAPQDEKFPEGYLEGVARIAEELGISVEKAPPVDNAMGTWIPPGKSWAGCQMEVVLEEKVPVFASGLGSPEPFAEALHANGTTILSLVGNVRGARRVAAGGADYVVAQGTEAGGHTGRMGTLALLPQVMDAVAPTPVIAAGGIASGRTLAGVLAMGAEAAWCGTAFLVSDEANQPDLQKQRILEAAAEDTAVTRLYSGKTMRNITNPFIEAWERSGLQALPMGQQASLIADLEYSIRLAGREDLLMNAAGQASGMLTRQRPAGEIFADIIAEAVDVLATRNPSRLRAAV; encoded by the coding sequence GTGGGAAAACCTACGCTGAAGACGGAGTTCTGTGAACGCGTCGGTATCGAGTATCCACTAATTTTGGCAGGGATGGGGCCTGTTGCCGGGACGGGCGATCCGGTCGCGACAGCGCCTCTTTGTGCGGCCGTGTCCAATGCAGGTGGCTTGGGAATGATCGGAGGTGTGGCGTACTCGCCCGACCAACTCCGAGCCGAAATTCGCAAGGTGCGCTCCCTCACCGACAAGCCCTTCGGCGTCGATCTCCTGCTGGCTCCGAATTTCCTTTGGGAGCGCCCCGAGGGTGAGATCCCTCAGGCTGTATTTGCCCCTCAGGATGAGAAATTTCCCGAAGGGTATCTCGAGGGTGTCGCCCGAATTGCGGAGGAGTTGGGTATCTCGGTGGAGAAAGCTCCACCGGTGGATAACGCCATGGGCACATGGATTCCTCCGGGCAAAAGTTGGGCTGGTTGCCAGATGGAGGTTGTTCTCGAGGAGAAGGTGCCGGTATTTGCCTCCGGTCTCGGCTCGCCGGAGCCCTTTGCCGAGGCATTGCACGCGAATGGCACGACGATTCTTTCGCTGGTCGGTAATGTGCGCGGCGCGAGACGCGTCGCTGCGGGCGGTGCCGATTACGTCGTGGCGCAGGGCACCGAGGCGGGTGGCCATACCGGGCGGATGGGAACCCTCGCGCTGCTCCCCCAAGTCATGGACGCGGTCGCGCCGACGCCGGTGATCGCGGCCGGCGGGATCGCCAGCGGTCGAACCCTGGCCGGGGTGCTGGCTATGGGCGCCGAGGCTGCCTGGTGCGGGACTGCATTCCTGGTCTCCGACGAAGCCAATCAACCAGATCTGCAAAAGCAGAGGATCCTCGAAGCTGCGGCAGAGGATACGGCCGTAACGCGTCTCTATTCCGGCAAGACCATGCGCAATATCACCAACCCCTTTATCGAGGCTTGGGAGCGTTCGGGTCTGCAGGCATTGCCGATGGGCCAGCAGGCCTCGCTGATTGCCGACCTCGAGTATTCCATTCGTCTGGCTGGTCGAGAAGATCTGCTGATGAACGCGGCGGGGCAGGCGTCCGGAATGTTGACCCGACAGAGACCGGCAGGTGAGATCTTCGCCGACATCATCGCGGAAGCGGTGGACGTGCTGGCGACGCGCAACCCGAGCCGCCTCCGGGCGGCGGTCTGA
- a CDS encoding acyl-CoA dehydrogenase family protein, giving the protein MDLEFGEKYEDFRHEVRSFLEQHKPDFNNNAGLSQSRRGPLIDWLTKQLDHGYWGRTIPSEYGGFGAEPDLLETVIMDEEFNRAKVTRGFPAQGPSMLVPTLLEYGTEEQKKAWIGRTMRGETLWCQGYSEPGAGSDLASLQTAATEDGDDFVINGQKIWTSTADRADMCFLLVRTEPDAPKHKGISYVLVPMDTAGIEVQPLRTMSGNLGENSFNQVFFTDVRVPKTNVVAGRGLGWTVANTTLKHERNSLNANPEGTLLKVRDLMQRETINGVAAIESPIYRDRLMKLQARALTMKTHGMRMLTCSLKGESPGVAGLVSKLQNCQINFDMATLALDVLGELGVLYEHTKYERARAYWQTHSMFSLGLIIGGGTAQIQKNIISERGLGMPREPKPAQGK; this is encoded by the coding sequence ATGGATCTCGAATTCGGAGAAAAGTACGAAGATTTTCGCCATGAAGTACGCTCGTTTCTCGAGCAGCACAAGCCGGACTTCAACAACAATGCCGGTCTCAGTCAGAGCCGTCGAGGGCCGCTGATCGACTGGCTGACCAAGCAGCTCGACCATGGCTATTGGGGCCGCACGATTCCTTCCGAATATGGTGGTTTTGGGGCCGAGCCTGATTTGCTCGAGACGGTCATCATGGATGAGGAGTTTAACCGGGCGAAAGTGACGCGTGGATTCCCTGCACAGGGGCCCTCGATGCTCGTGCCGACCTTGTTGGAGTACGGGACGGAAGAGCAGAAAAAAGCGTGGATCGGGCGCACGATGCGGGGCGAAACCCTCTGGTGTCAGGGATATTCCGAGCCGGGGGCGGGGAGCGATCTTGCCAGCCTGCAGACGGCGGCCACGGAAGACGGCGATGATTTCGTCATCAATGGTCAGAAAATCTGGACGAGCACCGCGGACCGGGCCGATATGTGCTTCCTGCTGGTGCGCACCGAGCCGGATGCCCCCAAGCACAAGGGAATCAGCTATGTGCTCGTGCCGATGGATACCGCGGGCATCGAAGTCCAACCGCTGCGGACGATGTCGGGCAACCTCGGCGAGAATAGTTTCAATCAGGTGTTTTTCACCGATGTTCGAGTGCCGAAGACCAATGTCGTCGCTGGCCGAGGCCTCGGATGGACGGTTGCCAATACGACGCTCAAGCACGAGCGAAACAGCCTGAACGCAAACCCGGAAGGCACATTGCTCAAGGTGCGCGACTTGATGCAGCGCGAGACCATCAATGGTGTCGCAGCGATCGAAAGCCCGATCTACCGGGATCGCCTCATGAAGCTGCAGGCGCGGGCGCTGACGATGAAGACCCATGGGATGCGGATGTTGACCTGCAGCCTGAAGGGCGAGTCTCCCGGCGTGGCGGGCCTCGTCTCGAAATTGCAGAACTGTCAGATCAATTTCGACATGGCGACATTGGCTCTCGATGTTCTCGGGGAACTCGGCGTTCTGTACGAGCACACGAAATACGAACGGGCGCGCGCCTACTGGCAAACGCATTCGATGTTCTCACTCGGGTTGATCATCGGCGGGGGCACGGCTCAGATTCAGAAAAATATCATCTCGGAGCGAGGGCTCGGCATGCCTCGCGAACCCAAGCCGGCGCAGGGGAAATAG
- a CDS encoding biotin carboxylase N-terminal domain-containing protein, which yields MSFSTLLIANRGEIACRIMRSASDMGIRSVAVYTDADADALHVHQADVAVRLPGTYLDADEILKAAELTGAGAIHPGYGFLSENAGFATKVKAAGLAWVGPSPEAITRMGDKIEARQLAQDAGVPVLPGSDDADAAAADTVGYPLLVKAAAGGGGKGMRVVESPDKLEESLEAAQREAKSGFGDDRVFLERYVPRARHIEIQILGDAHGNAVHLGERECSIQRRHQKIIEESPSPRIDEELRARMGEAALSLASVLGYESAGTCEFLFDDQSGEFFFLEVNTRLQVEHPVTECVTGIDLVREQLRIAAGEELGYDQEAITFEGSAIEARLYAEDPANDFLPATGTLFAFEYGFPDVRWDTGVAEGSVVGTDFDPMLAKVIAHAPTRREAAGRLALALENLHIGGVTTNRDFLATTLRRPEFLDGDTTTDFIQRVKPDRSRPHSAAELRQAAVAATLWLQGENRRNAGALGMAPSGWRNAVMPPEKLVLQHGEAEITVRYQSQRDGTFRLDEDQTATIYGRSEYAIDLEVGGIRAESEISTQDAKILVSIPGGDIEFVVLPRFVLPGTEASVGGLTAPMPGKVIEVRVSEGDTVQAGDTLLLLEAMKMEHPIQAPQDGKVTELRVATGDQVENGALLLVVDDPEGNE from the coding sequence ATGAGCTTCTCCACTCTCCTCATCGCGAACCGCGGCGAAATCGCCTGTCGAATCATGCGCAGTGCCAGCGATATGGGCATTCGGAGCGTAGCCGTTTATACGGACGCCGATGCCGACGCCTTGCATGTGCACCAGGCCGACGTCGCCGTCCGGCTTCCCGGCACTTATCTCGACGCCGACGAGATTCTGAAGGCAGCGGAACTGACCGGGGCCGGAGCCATCCATCCCGGATATGGTTTCCTCTCCGAGAATGCCGGCTTCGCCACCAAGGTGAAGGCAGCTGGGCTGGCATGGGTCGGCCCCTCCCCCGAGGCCATCACTCGCATGGGCGACAAGATCGAGGCTCGGCAACTCGCGCAGGATGCCGGCGTGCCGGTGCTGCCCGGATCTGACGACGCCGATGCAGCCGCCGCCGATACAGTGGGCTACCCGCTGCTGGTCAAGGCGGCCGCCGGAGGTGGGGGCAAGGGCATGCGCGTCGTGGAGAGCCCGGACAAGCTTGAGGAATCGCTCGAAGCCGCACAACGCGAAGCCAAGAGCGGGTTCGGCGATGATCGCGTCTTCCTCGAGCGTTATGTCCCCCGAGCGCGCCATATCGAAATTCAGATTCTCGGCGACGCCCACGGCAATGCCGTTCACCTCGGTGAACGAGAATGCTCCATCCAGCGACGTCATCAGAAAATCATCGAAGAATCCCCTTCCCCGCGGATCGACGAAGAGCTGCGCGCCCGCATGGGCGAGGCGGCACTCTCGCTGGCCAGCGTCCTCGGATATGAGTCCGCCGGCACCTGCGAATTTCTATTCGACGACCAGAGCGGCGAGTTTTTCTTTCTCGAAGTAAATACCCGCCTTCAGGTCGAACATCCGGTCACCGAATGTGTGACCGGAATTGATCTGGTGCGAGAACAGCTCCGCATCGCCGCCGGTGAAGAGCTCGGGTACGATCAGGAGGCGATCACCTTCGAGGGCTCCGCCATTGAGGCTCGGCTCTACGCCGAAGACCCCGCCAACGATTTCCTGCCGGCGACGGGCACTTTATTTGCCTTCGAGTATGGCTTTCCGGATGTCCGCTGGGACACCGGGGTCGCCGAGGGTTCCGTCGTGGGAACCGACTTCGATCCGATGCTGGCCAAAGTCATCGCGCATGCCCCGACTCGTCGGGAGGCGGCCGGACGACTGGCGCTGGCTCTGGAAAACCTGCATATCGGCGGCGTCACGACCAATCGCGATTTCCTGGCGACCACCCTGCGTCGACCCGAGTTTCTCGATGGGGACACGACCACCGACTTCATCCAGCGGGTCAAGCCGGATCGCAGCCGGCCTCATTCCGCCGCAGAACTCCGCCAGGCGGCGGTGGCGGCAACACTCTGGCTGCAAGGAGAGAATCGGCGCAATGCCGGCGCGCTGGGCATGGCGCCCAGCGGCTGGCGTAATGCCGTGATGCCACCCGAAAAGTTGGTCCTGCAGCACGGCGAGGCAGAGATCACGGTGCGCTACCAATCGCAACGAGATGGAACGTTCCGCCTTGATGAAGATCAGACGGCAACCATCTATGGCCGTTCCGAATATGCCATCGACCTTGAAGTTGGCGGGATCCGAGCGGAATCCGAAATCTCCACGCAAGACGCCAAGATCCTCGTCAGCATTCCGGGCGGAGATATCGAGTTCGTGGTCCTGCCCCGCTTTGTGCTCCCGGGGACGGAAGCATCGGTCGGCGGTCTTACGGCACCGATGCCGGGCAAGGTCATCGAGGTTCGCGTCAGCGAAGGCGATACCGTGCAAGCGGGCGATACACTGCTGCTGCTCGAAGCCATGAAGATGGAGCACCCGATTCAAGCCCCTCAAGATGGCAAGGTGACCGAGCTTCGTGTCGCAACTGGGGATCAGGTCGAGAATGGCGCTCTCCTGCTGGTCGTCGATGACCCCGAAGGAAATGAATAA
- a CDS encoding TIGR03084 family metal-binding protein, giving the protein MLQESVDFRAEADTLYEFLTTLNAEDWERPTGFLGWTPWDVVAHLHYFDLVSNLSLGGEEAFIPKRNALIELLKQRKTNQEIARDELGDLSPPELLAIWRATYQKLTDDLSASDPKRRLPWFGPDMGVRMFTTARYMETWSHSQEIYDLLNVSRTYDDRIQNIVAIGVKTFGWTFINRREEVPGPMPYVHLEAPSGAIWEYGDPSETESIRGTAVDFCHVVTQGRNIADVSLVVTGPIATRWMSIAQCFAGGAVNPPKPGTRGPAQAGEAS; this is encoded by the coding sequence ATGTTGCAGGAAAGTGTGGATTTTCGCGCCGAGGCAGACACTCTTTACGAGTTTCTGACCACGTTGAACGCCGAGGACTGGGAGAGGCCAACCGGATTTCTCGGCTGGACCCCCTGGGACGTGGTGGCTCACCTTCATTATTTCGATCTGGTCTCCAACCTCTCGCTGGGTGGGGAGGAAGCCTTCATTCCCAAGCGCAACGCCCTGATCGAGTTGCTCAAGCAGCGCAAAACCAATCAGGAGATCGCGCGCGACGAGTTGGGGGATCTTTCGCCACCGGAACTTCTGGCGATATGGCGGGCGACCTACCAGAAGCTCACGGATGACCTGTCGGCATCGGACCCCAAGCGCCGCCTGCCCTGGTTTGGTCCGGATATGGGTGTGCGGATGTTTACGACAGCCCGCTATATGGAAACCTGGTCTCATTCGCAGGAGATCTACGATCTCCTCAACGTCTCACGGACTTACGATGATCGAATTCAAAATATTGTCGCGATCGGGGTGAAGACGTTTGGGTGGACCTTCATCAATCGTCGGGAGGAAGTCCCGGGCCCGATGCCTTATGTGCATCTCGAAGCCCCGTCGGGAGCGATCTGGGAATATGGCGACCCGAGTGAGACGGAGTCGATTCGGGGCACGGCAGTGGACTTCTGTCATGTCGTGACGCAAGGACGTAATATTGCCGATGTCTCGCTGGTCGTCACCGGCCCGATTGCCACGCGGTGGATGTCGATTGCTCAATGTTTTGCGGGCGGGGCGGTCAATCCCCCCAAGCCTGGCACACGTGGTCCCGCGCAGGCGGGGGAGGCTAGCTGA
- a CDS encoding carboxyl transferase domain-containing protein yields the protein MQEETTNQSRPKLLASPLRSNLNTRSAEFAENREAMLERIDEIAKMLAEGAKGGGEAAFERLAKRGKLPVRERIALALDPDSPFLEISSLAGYGSDYPVGGGAVLGIGVIAGVECVIFANDPTVLGGALTPYVFKKWERALEIARDNGIPYVSFVESAGADLRRGGEGGGGKDGKKKSRPARTDHFAQTGRTFYETIELSKMRIPTVCVVFGSSTAGGAYQPGMSDYNVVIKEQSKIFLAGPPLVKMATGEESDDETLGGAQMHAEVSGLGDYFAEDESDALRLCREIMSHLNWSKPGPEPTMQADEPIYDPEELLGIVHKDLKRPLDIRDVIARVVDGSRFEEFKPRWGSTMVCGFASIQGFPVGILGNNGVIYPDSAQKGAHFVQLCNQIDLPILFLQNITGFMVGRDFEESGIVKKGSQMINAVTNSTVPHLMVVVGNSYGAGTYAMSGRAFNNRFTFLWPSAKIGVMGPEQLAGVMSIVRRNQALRKGIEFDEEMDRQLVEAVIRSERRNELALSASSAITDDGIIDPRDTRTVLGMCLSIVRNRPIEGAEGYGVYRL from the coding sequence ATGCAAGAAGAGACGACCAACCAATCCCGGCCCAAACTGCTGGCCTCACCGCTTCGCTCCAATCTCAATACCCGATCCGCGGAGTTCGCAGAAAACCGCGAGGCGATGCTCGAGCGGATCGACGAGATTGCCAAGATGCTTGCCGAAGGTGCCAAAGGGGGCGGCGAGGCCGCCTTCGAGCGTCTCGCCAAACGCGGAAAGTTGCCTGTTCGGGAGCGGATCGCGCTGGCTCTCGATCCCGACAGCCCCTTTCTCGAGATCAGTTCTCTGGCCGGCTACGGCTCCGACTACCCCGTCGGCGGCGGAGCGGTTCTCGGGATCGGCGTGATTGCCGGCGTCGAGTGCGTGATTTTCGCCAACGACCCCACCGTGCTTGGCGGCGCCCTGACACCTTATGTCTTCAAGAAATGGGAACGCGCGCTCGAGATCGCCCGTGACAACGGCATCCCCTACGTCAGCTTCGTTGAATCAGCGGGCGCCGACCTGCGGCGCGGCGGCGAAGGCGGGGGCGGAAAAGATGGCAAGAAAAAGAGCCGTCCCGCACGTACCGACCATTTTGCCCAGACCGGACGGACCTTCTACGAGACCATCGAACTCTCCAAAATGCGCATCCCGACCGTGTGCGTCGTTTTCGGATCCTCGACCGCCGGCGGCGCCTACCAGCCCGGCATGTCCGACTATAATGTGGTCATCAAGGAGCAATCCAAGATCTTTCTGGCCGGTCCACCTTTGGTCAAAATGGCCACCGGAGAAGAATCCGACGACGAGACACTCGGTGGCGCCCAGATGCATGCCGAGGTCTCGGGCCTCGGCGATTATTTCGCCGAAGACGAATCCGATGCCCTGCGGCTGTGTCGCGAAATCATGTCCCATCTGAACTGGTCCAAACCCGGACCCGAACCAACCATGCAAGCCGATGAGCCGATCTACGACCCGGAAGAACTGCTCGGGATCGTGCATAAGGACCTCAAGCGACCGCTGGACATTCGCGATGTCATCGCGCGGGTTGTCGATGGATCACGCTTCGAGGAATTCAAGCCCCGCTGGGGCTCCACCATGGTTTGCGGATTTGCCTCCATCCAGGGGTTCCCGGTGGGCATACTTGGCAATAACGGCGTGATCTATCCCGACTCAGCACAAAAGGGCGCGCACTTTGTGCAGCTCTGCAATCAGATCGACCTGCCCATCCTCTTCCTCCAGAATATTACCGGATTCATGGTCGGACGGGACTTCGAGGAATCCGGGATCGTCAAAAAGGGCTCCCAGATGATCAACGCGGTCACCAACTCGACCGTGCCGCATTTGATGGTCGTCGTCGGGAACTCCTACGGGGCCGGCACCTATGCCATGAGCGGGCGTGCTTTCAACAACCGGTTCACATTCCTCTGGCCGTCGGCGAAAATCGGCGTGATGGGCCCCGAGCAGTTGGCGGGCGTGATGTCGATCGTCCGCCGCAATCAGGCCCTGCGCAAAGGAATTGAATTCGACGAAGAGATGGATCGACAACTTGTCGAGGCGGTTATCCGCAGCGAGCGACGCAACGAGCTCGCACTCAGCGCCAGCAGCGCTATCACCGACGACGGAATCATCGATCCCCGCGACACGCGTACCGTCTTGGGCATGTGTCTTTCCATTGTACGTAACCGCCCCATCGAGGGCGCCGAAGGCTACGGAGTTTACCGGCTATGA